In Candidatus Cloacimonadota bacterium, the following proteins share a genomic window:
- the gpmA gene encoding 2,3-diphosphoglycerate-dependent phosphoglycerate mutase, translating into MYKIVLIRHGESEWNKANLFTGWTDVDLSEKGVLEAKEAGKRLKEAGFTFDEAYTSVLKRAIRTLWFVLDEMDLMYTPIHHNWRLNERHYGALQGLNKAETAAKYGDEQVLIWRRSFDTPPPALEISDKRYPGHDPRYGNLDKEQIPLCESLKDTVARTMPFWNDVIIPRLVAGRKMVISAHGNSLRAIVKNLDHISDAEIVGLNIPTGIPLVYEFDKDIKVHNRYYLADDEEVKAAASKVANQAKG; encoded by the coding sequence ATGTATAAAATAGTATTGATAAGACATGGCGAGAGTGAATGGAATAAAGCAAATCTATTCACCGGATGGACAGATGTAGACCTCTCCGAAAAAGGAGTTCTGGAAGCCAAAGAAGCTGGCAAAAGATTAAAAGAAGCCGGATTTACTTTTGATGAAGCTTACACATCTGTTTTAAAGCGTGCCATTCGCACTCTTTGGTTTGTATTGGACGAGATGGACTTGATGTACACGCCAATTCACCACAACTGGCGCTTGAACGAACGGCATTACGGTGCTCTGCAAGGGCTCAATAAAGCTGAAACTGCCGCCAAGTACGGTGACGAACAAGTGCTAATCTGGCGCAGAAGCTTCGACACACCTCCACCAGCTTTAGAGATAAGTGACAAACGTTATCCTGGTCACGATCCCCGTTACGGCAATCTGGATAAAGAACAAATTCCTCTGTGTGAATCCCTGAAGGATACTGTGGCTCGCACCATGCCCTTCTGGAATGACGTAATAATCCCTCGTCTTGTAGCCGGGCGGAAAATGGTAATCTCTGCTCATGGTAACAGTCTTCGAGCCATCGTAAAAAATCTGGATCACATATCAGATGCCGAGATTGTGGGTCTTAACATCCCTACCGGGATACCTTTAGTATACGAATTTGATAAAGATATAAAGGTTCACAATCGTTATTATCTGGCAGATGATGAAGAGGTGAAAGCCGCAG
- a CDS encoding cob(I)yrinic acid a,c-diamide adenosyltransferase has translation MSITTKGGDTGQTSLYTGGRVYKSDLRVEAYGSLDELDAFIGEAKHHIADDNIRKLLLETQNRLYRVMGELATPDGTYPMPLCEEEVETITQTIRQYEEKLDLKGFVIPGSCLASARLDICRTVARRAERRVIALAQATPLSPNLLKYINRLSDFFFILARVVEAQEGVLTYKTKPDGGCGHK, from the coding sequence TTGAGCATCACTACAAAAGGCGGCGATACCGGACAAACTTCTCTTTACACGGGAGGGCGAGTATATAAAAGTGATTTGCGAGTGGAGGCTTACGGTAGCCTAGATGAGCTGGATGCTTTTATTGGAGAGGCAAAGCATCATATAGCAGATGACAATATCAGGAAACTGTTGTTAGAAACGCAAAACCGCCTGTACAGGGTAATGGGAGAATTAGCAACTCCTGACGGAACTTATCCCATGCCCTTATGTGAAGAAGAAGTGGAAACCATCACGCAGACCATTAGACAATACGAAGAGAAATTGGATCTGAAAGGATTTGTAATACCCGGATCTTGCCTTGCCAGTGCCCGTTTGGACATCTGCAGAACCGTTGCTCGGCGCGCTGAACGCCGTGTGATAGCATTAGCGCAGGCAACCCCTCTTTCGCCCAATCTGCTGAAATACATCAACCGCTTGTCGGATTTTTTCTTTATCCTTGCACGGGTGGTTGAAGCACAGGAAGGAGTACTTACCTATAAAACCAAGCCCGACGGCGGCTGCGGTCATAAATAA
- a CDS encoding RidA family protein, with protein MKSIMTHSAPAAIGPYSQATLRNDTLFVSGQLGIDPNTGKMAEGFEAQANLVFQHIKAILDAAGMGMSQVIKVTVFLTDMEDFAKLNEIYSRNFSAPFPAREAIQVARLPKDGLVEISVIAMR; from the coding sequence ATGAAATCTATTATGACGCATAGCGCCCCTGCTGCGATTGGTCCTTACTCACAAGCTACTCTTAGAAATGATACCCTCTTTGTTAGTGGTCAGTTGGGGATAGATCCAAATACCGGAAAGATGGCGGAAGGTTTTGAAGCTCAAGCAAATTTGGTGTTCCAACACATTAAAGCTATTCTCGATGCCGCAGGCATGGGGATGTCTCAGGTAATAAAAGTAACTGTGTTTCTAACAGATATGGAAGATTTTGCCAAGCTGAATGAGATTTATTCACGCAACTTTAGTGCTCCATTTCCTGCCCGGGAAGCAATCCAAGTAGCACGCCTACCTAAAGATGGCTTAGTGGAAATCTCCGTTATTGCAATGAGGTAA